One Etheostoma cragini isolate CJK2018 chromosome 18, CSU_Ecrag_1.0, whole genome shotgun sequence DNA window includes the following coding sequences:
- the mideasa gene encoding mitotic deacetylase associated SANT domain protein a isoform X1: MSLPSQVHTDKSGKHRAAAMKEPVQHSGEVYYGIGPPTLESSHSNSASSSAVYNPEKGPQSLAHYQQAAPVKWMHQDSVQAPGWSQEAPASAWGQNFGPYMSGANVRGQMAFHKGVHEGVALPMGGENPLPGPVEVYRDAPQAQAQGRGLEWEQHAAMHQAQLHVYQNTHKGVELQGQSHVPSHPLQGSMLQPFQTTFRPSKQQFSSGYYSVFPGNKGIPSLAYSDQPKNQQQLLHHMQQQQQMHHNRQQQQQQQQQQQLQQQQHHLQLHQQQHLQHHQIQRHQMQQQQQQQQQLQQMQQQYHQQQLQERQQQIQQLQQQQQKQQQVQQQNVPQQETTQPQVQPNQQQTQNFVIFQPPKPGPPDIASKEDVQSVVPQQEPEAQPSDASPVPHPCPEKVATNPAELSEAMLAAPRRSRRLSREGQSPLAPPSTNIWSQASKEPPPSHNGVAGSQAVKGGEVTTGGVIRRRRRASKEINLETLAQKASEMESLPAKMFKQEEGSSGRQATMLPLVIPVSVPVHSRQADPQGGWTQGRISQGERPAGPSDRKPSVIVARRRSLRTSTNESYGQDGETDPEPDEDGKSKFKRRPRPEPLIIPPHKPSSFIPPSLYSSISSYQSNLRSPVRLPDNPLTLPPYTPPPILSPVREGSGLYFSTFLTNIAVSNQILPPPPAPKSATRSLLRSTSSEVTPPVLSLIGDAAPASLEPRINIGQKYQAEIPDLRDQPLSQSDLHKADLVWVPMADSHLKHGDQESMEDLLNMACCSVLRGGGTNQELVLHCLHECGGDFLETLGRLMLQDPVFPNGHHLAGYHYSGSDCWTAEEKCYFNKGISAYRKDFFMVQKLVQTKTVAQCVEFYYTYKKQVKIGRNGILTFGPPDSPGEKPTEVVVDIKSSQQTKMTQGEMDGDVNKDVSYESSQRARVAQSLQAHDYAGTLPVMKEPHILNKEAQHPPVPHRPRAEPAAKKSRAPAKPPPDPDAEFPCKKCGRVFYKVKSRSAHMKSHAEQEKKAAALRQKEEEEQAVAEARARKVAAVAAAMVATNQGGNGLTEQAESSSHEDSSEKEDEKDEDWH; the protein is encoded by the exons ATGAGTCTTCCTTCTCAAGTTCATACTGACAAGAGCGGCAAGCATCGGGCTGCAGCCATGAAAGAGCCCGTTCAGCATTCAGGCGAGGTTTATTATGGTATCGGACCTCCGACTTTAGAGTCAAGCCACAGTAACTCTGCTAGCAGCTCTGCAGTTTACAACCCAGAGAAAGGGCCCCAAAGTCTAGCGCACTATCAACAGGCTGCTCCAGTCAAATGGATGCACCAGGACTCTGTACAGGCCCCCGGCTGGTCTCAAGAGGCTCCTGCTTCAGCCTGGGGCCAGAACTTTGGCCCCTATATGAGTGGAGCGAATGTCAGGGGTCAAATGGCGTTCCACAAAGGAGTCCATGAGGGTGTAGCTCTGCCAATGGGGGGAGAAAATCCACTGCCAGGACCTGTTGAGGTTTACAGAGATGCCCCCCAGGCTCAAGCTCAGGGGAGGGGGCTTGAGTGGGAGCAGCACGCTGCAATGCACCAGGCTCAGCTGCATGTATATCAAAACACCCACAAAGGTGTGGAGCTCCAGGGTCAGTCCCATGTGCCTTCTCACCCTTTGCAGGGGTCTATGCTGCAGCCCTTCCAGACAACATTTAGACCCAGCAAGCAACAGTTTTCATCAGGTTATTACTCTGTTTTTCCAGGCAACAAGGGAATTCCGAGCTTGGCGTACAGTGATCAGCCTAAAAATCAACAACAGCTACTACACCatatgcagcagcagcaacaaatgCACCACAAtcgccagcagcagcagcaacaacaacagcagcagcagctgcagcagcaacaacatcaCCTTCAGTTGCATCAGCAGCAACATCTGCAGCATCACCAAATCCAACGGCATCAaatgcaacagcagcagcaacagcagcaacagctgcAGCAAATGCAGCAACAGTATCACCAGCAACAGTTACAGGAGCGACAGCAACAAATTCAGCAattgcagcaacaacaacaaaagcagcagcaagtgcaacaacaaaatgtgcCACAGCAAGAAACAACACAACCACAGGTGCAGCCAAACCAGCAACAAACCCAAaactttgtgatttttcagcCTCCTAAGCCTGGTCCACCTGACATAGCTTCTAAAGAGGATGTCCAGTCAGTGGTGCCGCAGCAGGAACCAGAGGCCCAGCCCAGTGATGcatcacctgttcctcatccATGCCCCGAAAAGGTAGCCACAAACCCTGCAGAGCTTTCAGAAGCAATGCTGGCTGCCCCTCGGCGTTCACGTCGCCTTTCCAGGGAGGGACAGTCCCCACTAGCACCCCCTTCAACAAACATTTGGTCTCAAGCATCCAAAGAGCCTCCACCATCCCATAACGGAGTAGCAGGCTCTCAGGCTGTTAAAGGAGGGGAAGTGACAACAGGAGGGGTCATCCGTAGGAGAAGGAGAGCATCTAAGGAGATCAACTTGGAAACTCTGGCCCAGAAGGCTTCAGAAATGGAGTCCTTGCCTGCTAAAATGttcaag CAGGAAGAGGGTTCTTCAGGCAGACAGGCCACTATGCTACCTCTGGTTATCCCTGTATCAGTGCCAGTGCACAGTAGACAAGCAGATCCTCAGGGTGGCTGGACTCAGGGACGAATTAGCCAGGGTGAGAGGCCTGCAGGACCGTCCGACCGCAAACCTTCTGTCATTGTGGCTCGACGGCGATCACTCAGAACCTCCACGAACGAGAGTTATGGCCAG GATGGGGAAACTGATCCAGAGCCGGACGAGGATGGAAAATCCAAATTTAAGCGCCGACCTCGTCCTGAGCCTCTCATCATCCCTCCGCACAAACCATCctccttcatccctccatccctctacTCCAGCATCTCTTCCTACCAGAGCAACCTGCGCTCTCCCGTCCGATTGCCGGACAACCCCCTCACGCTGCCCCCGTACACGCCTCCACCCATCCTGTCTCCTGTGCGCGAGGGCTCAGGACTCTACTTCTCCACCTTCCTGACCAACATCGCCGTAAGCAACCAAATCCTGCCGCCGCCACCTGCGCCCAAATCTGCGACGCGCAGTCTGTTGCGCTCCA CAAGTTCAGAAGTCACACCTCCTGTTCTGTCCTTGATCGGTGACGCAGCACCTGCTAGCCTTGAACC acGTATCAACATTGGGCAAAAATACCAGGCAGAAATTCCCGACTTGCGGGATCAACCTCTCTCCCAGTCTGACCTGCACAAGGCTGACTTGGTTTGGGTCCCTATGGCCGACTCCCACCTCAAACACGGTGACCAAGAGAGCA TGGAGGATTTGTTGAACATGGCTTGTTGCAGTGTGCTCAGGGGCGGAGGAACCAATCAGGAGCTGGTTTTACACTGTTTACATGAATGTGGAGGTGATTTCCTT GAAACACTGGGACGTTTGATGCTTCAGGACCCAGTTTTCCCCAATGGTCATCACCTGGCAGGTTATCACTACTCAG GCTCTGATTGCTGGACTGCAGAAGAGAAGTGCTACTTCAATAAGGGGATCTCTGCCTACAGGAAGGACTTCTTCATGGTGCAGAAATTG GTGCAGACCAAAACTGTGGCTCAGTGTGTGGAGTTCTACTACACATACAAGAAACAGGTGAAGATTGGACGCAATGGGATTTTAACCTTTGGCCCGCCAGATTCACCAGGGGAGAAGCCCACAGAGGTTGTGGTGGACATTAAG AGTTCACAGCAGACAAAAATGACTCaaggagagatggatggagatgTAAACAAGGATGTTTCGTACGAGAGCAGCCAGCGGGCAAGGGTTGCTCAGTCACTACAGGCTCATGACTAT GCAGGGACGTTGCCGGTGATGAAAGAGCCACACATTTTGAATAAGGAGGCTCAACACCCGCCAGTGCCTCACAGGCCTCGGGCTGAGCCTGCAGCAAAGAAGAGCAGAGCTCCAGCGAAGCCCCCACCGGATCCTGATGCAGAATTTCCTTGCAAGAAATGTGGCAG GGTGTTTTATAAAGTGAAGAGTCGAAGTGCCCACATGAAGAGTCATGCGGAGCAGGAGAAGAAGGCTGCAGCGCTGCgtcagaaggaggaggaggagcaggccGTAGCTGAAGCTCGGGCCAGGAAGGTAGCAGCAGTGGCGGCTGCGATGGTGGCGACTAATCAGGGAGGAAACGGATTGACAGAGCAGGCAGAGTCCAGCAGCCATGAAGACTCATCTGAGAAAGAGGATGAAAAAGATGAAGACTGgcactga
- the mideasa gene encoding mitotic deacetylase associated SANT domain protein a isoform X2, which translates to MSLPSQVHTDKSGKHRAAAMKEPVQHSGEVYYGIGPPTLESSHSNSASSSAVYNPEKGPQSLAHYQQAAPVKWMHQDSVQAPGWSQEAPASAWGQNFGPYMSGANVRGQMAFHKGVHEGVALPMGGENPLPGPVEVYRDAPQAQAQGRGLEWEQHAAMHQAQLHVYQNTHKGVELQGQSHVPSHPLQGSMLQPFQTTFRPSKQQFSSGYYSVFPGNKGIPSLAYSDQPKNQQQLLHHMQQQQQMHHNRQQQQQQQQQQQLQQQQHHLQLHQQQHLQHHQIQRHQMQQQQQQQQQLQQMQQQYHQQQLQERQQQIQQLQQQQQKQQQVQQQNVPQQETTQPQVQPNQQQTQNFVIFQPPKPGPPDIASKEDVQSVVPQQEPEAQPSDASPVPHPCPEKVATNPAELSEAMLAAPRRSRRLSREGQSPLAPPSTNIWSQASKEPPPSHNGVAGSQAVKGGEVTTGGVIRRRRRASKEINLETLAQKASEMESLPAKMFKEEGSSGRQATMLPLVIPVSVPVHSRQADPQGGWTQGRISQGERPAGPSDRKPSVIVARRRSLRTSTNESYGQDGETDPEPDEDGKSKFKRRPRPEPLIIPPHKPSSFIPPSLYSSISSYQSNLRSPVRLPDNPLTLPPYTPPPILSPVREGSGLYFSTFLTNIAVSNQILPPPPAPKSATRSLLRSTSSEVTPPVLSLIGDAAPASLEPRINIGQKYQAEIPDLRDQPLSQSDLHKADLVWVPMADSHLKHGDQESMEDLLNMACCSVLRGGGTNQELVLHCLHECGGDFLETLGRLMLQDPVFPNGHHLAGYHYSGSDCWTAEEKCYFNKGISAYRKDFFMVQKLVQTKTVAQCVEFYYTYKKQVKIGRNGILTFGPPDSPGEKPTEVVVDIKSSQQTKMTQGEMDGDVNKDVSYESSQRARVAQSLQAHDYAGTLPVMKEPHILNKEAQHPPVPHRPRAEPAAKKSRAPAKPPPDPDAEFPCKKCGRVFYKVKSRSAHMKSHAEQEKKAAALRQKEEEEQAVAEARARKVAAVAAAMVATNQGGNGLTEQAESSSHEDSSEKEDEKDEDWH; encoded by the exons ATGAGTCTTCCTTCTCAAGTTCATACTGACAAGAGCGGCAAGCATCGGGCTGCAGCCATGAAAGAGCCCGTTCAGCATTCAGGCGAGGTTTATTATGGTATCGGACCTCCGACTTTAGAGTCAAGCCACAGTAACTCTGCTAGCAGCTCTGCAGTTTACAACCCAGAGAAAGGGCCCCAAAGTCTAGCGCACTATCAACAGGCTGCTCCAGTCAAATGGATGCACCAGGACTCTGTACAGGCCCCCGGCTGGTCTCAAGAGGCTCCTGCTTCAGCCTGGGGCCAGAACTTTGGCCCCTATATGAGTGGAGCGAATGTCAGGGGTCAAATGGCGTTCCACAAAGGAGTCCATGAGGGTGTAGCTCTGCCAATGGGGGGAGAAAATCCACTGCCAGGACCTGTTGAGGTTTACAGAGATGCCCCCCAGGCTCAAGCTCAGGGGAGGGGGCTTGAGTGGGAGCAGCACGCTGCAATGCACCAGGCTCAGCTGCATGTATATCAAAACACCCACAAAGGTGTGGAGCTCCAGGGTCAGTCCCATGTGCCTTCTCACCCTTTGCAGGGGTCTATGCTGCAGCCCTTCCAGACAACATTTAGACCCAGCAAGCAACAGTTTTCATCAGGTTATTACTCTGTTTTTCCAGGCAACAAGGGAATTCCGAGCTTGGCGTACAGTGATCAGCCTAAAAATCAACAACAGCTACTACACCatatgcagcagcagcaacaaatgCACCACAAtcgccagcagcagcagcaacaacaacagcagcagcagctgcagcagcaacaacatcaCCTTCAGTTGCATCAGCAGCAACATCTGCAGCATCACCAAATCCAACGGCATCAaatgcaacagcagcagcaacagcagcaacagctgcAGCAAATGCAGCAACAGTATCACCAGCAACAGTTACAGGAGCGACAGCAACAAATTCAGCAattgcagcaacaacaacaaaagcagcagcaagtgcaacaacaaaatgtgcCACAGCAAGAAACAACACAACCACAGGTGCAGCCAAACCAGCAACAAACCCAAaactttgtgatttttcagcCTCCTAAGCCTGGTCCACCTGACATAGCTTCTAAAGAGGATGTCCAGTCAGTGGTGCCGCAGCAGGAACCAGAGGCCCAGCCCAGTGATGcatcacctgttcctcatccATGCCCCGAAAAGGTAGCCACAAACCCTGCAGAGCTTTCAGAAGCAATGCTGGCTGCCCCTCGGCGTTCACGTCGCCTTTCCAGGGAGGGACAGTCCCCACTAGCACCCCCTTCAACAAACATTTGGTCTCAAGCATCCAAAGAGCCTCCACCATCCCATAACGGAGTAGCAGGCTCTCAGGCTGTTAAAGGAGGGGAAGTGACAACAGGAGGGGTCATCCGTAGGAGAAGGAGAGCATCTAAGGAGATCAACTTGGAAACTCTGGCCCAGAAGGCTTCAGAAATGGAGTCCTTGCCTGCTAAAATGttcaag GAAGAGGGTTCTTCAGGCAGACAGGCCACTATGCTACCTCTGGTTATCCCTGTATCAGTGCCAGTGCACAGTAGACAAGCAGATCCTCAGGGTGGCTGGACTCAGGGACGAATTAGCCAGGGTGAGAGGCCTGCAGGACCGTCCGACCGCAAACCTTCTGTCATTGTGGCTCGACGGCGATCACTCAGAACCTCCACGAACGAGAGTTATGGCCAG GATGGGGAAACTGATCCAGAGCCGGACGAGGATGGAAAATCCAAATTTAAGCGCCGACCTCGTCCTGAGCCTCTCATCATCCCTCCGCACAAACCATCctccttcatccctccatccctctacTCCAGCATCTCTTCCTACCAGAGCAACCTGCGCTCTCCCGTCCGATTGCCGGACAACCCCCTCACGCTGCCCCCGTACACGCCTCCACCCATCCTGTCTCCTGTGCGCGAGGGCTCAGGACTCTACTTCTCCACCTTCCTGACCAACATCGCCGTAAGCAACCAAATCCTGCCGCCGCCACCTGCGCCCAAATCTGCGACGCGCAGTCTGTTGCGCTCCA CAAGTTCAGAAGTCACACCTCCTGTTCTGTCCTTGATCGGTGACGCAGCACCTGCTAGCCTTGAACC acGTATCAACATTGGGCAAAAATACCAGGCAGAAATTCCCGACTTGCGGGATCAACCTCTCTCCCAGTCTGACCTGCACAAGGCTGACTTGGTTTGGGTCCCTATGGCCGACTCCCACCTCAAACACGGTGACCAAGAGAGCA TGGAGGATTTGTTGAACATGGCTTGTTGCAGTGTGCTCAGGGGCGGAGGAACCAATCAGGAGCTGGTTTTACACTGTTTACATGAATGTGGAGGTGATTTCCTT GAAACACTGGGACGTTTGATGCTTCAGGACCCAGTTTTCCCCAATGGTCATCACCTGGCAGGTTATCACTACTCAG GCTCTGATTGCTGGACTGCAGAAGAGAAGTGCTACTTCAATAAGGGGATCTCTGCCTACAGGAAGGACTTCTTCATGGTGCAGAAATTG GTGCAGACCAAAACTGTGGCTCAGTGTGTGGAGTTCTACTACACATACAAGAAACAGGTGAAGATTGGACGCAATGGGATTTTAACCTTTGGCCCGCCAGATTCACCAGGGGAGAAGCCCACAGAGGTTGTGGTGGACATTAAG AGTTCACAGCAGACAAAAATGACTCaaggagagatggatggagatgTAAACAAGGATGTTTCGTACGAGAGCAGCCAGCGGGCAAGGGTTGCTCAGTCACTACAGGCTCATGACTAT GCAGGGACGTTGCCGGTGATGAAAGAGCCACACATTTTGAATAAGGAGGCTCAACACCCGCCAGTGCCTCACAGGCCTCGGGCTGAGCCTGCAGCAAAGAAGAGCAGAGCTCCAGCGAAGCCCCCACCGGATCCTGATGCAGAATTTCCTTGCAAGAAATGTGGCAG GGTGTTTTATAAAGTGAAGAGTCGAAGTGCCCACATGAAGAGTCATGCGGAGCAGGAGAAGAAGGCTGCAGCGCTGCgtcagaaggaggaggaggagcaggccGTAGCTGAAGCTCGGGCCAGGAAGGTAGCAGCAGTGGCGGCTGCGATGGTGGCGACTAATCAGGGAGGAAACGGATTGACAGAGCAGGCAGAGTCCAGCAGCCATGAAGACTCATCTGAGAAAGAGGATGAAAAAGATGAAGACTGgcactga
- the mideasa gene encoding mitotic deacetylase associated SANT domain protein a isoform X3: protein MSLPSQVHTDKSGKHRAAAMKEPVQHSGEVYYGIGPPTLESSHSNSASSSAVYNPEKGPQSLAHYQQAAPVKWMHQDSVQAPGWSQEAPASAWGQNFGPYMSGANVRGQMAFHKGVHEGVALPMGGENPLPGPVEVYRDAPQAQAQGRGLEWEQHAAMHQAQLHVYQNTHKGVELQGQSHVPSHPLQGSMLQPFQTTFRPSKQQFSSGYYSVFPGNKGIPSLAYSDQPKNQQQLLHHMQQQQQMHHNRQQQQQQQQQQQLQQQQHHLQLHQQQHLQHHQIQRHQMQQQQQQQQQLQQMQQQYHQQQLQERQQQIQQLQQQQQKQQQVQQQNVPQQETTQPQVQPNQQQTQNFVIFQPPKPGPPDIASKEDVQSVVPQQEPEAQPSDASPVPHPCPEKVATNPAELSEAMLAAPRRSRRLSREGQSPLAPPSTNIWSQASKEPPPSHNGVAGSQAVKGGEVTTGGVIRRRRRASKEINLETLAQKASEMESLPAKMFKQEEGSSGRQATMLPLVIPVSVPVHSRQADPQGGWTQGRISQGERPAGPSDRKPSVIVARRRSLRTSTNESYGQDGETDPEPDEDGKSKFKRRPRPEPLIIPPHKPSSFIPPSLYSSISSYQSNLRSPVRLPDNPLTLPPYTPPPILSPVREGSGLYFSTFLTNIAVSNQILPPPPAPKSATRSLLRSTSSEVTPPVLSLIGDAAPASLEPRINIGQKYQAEIPDLRDQPLSQSDLHKADLVWVPMADSHLKHVEDLLNMACCSVLRGGGTNQELVLHCLHECGGDFLETLGRLMLQDPVFPNGHHLAGYHYSGSDCWTAEEKCYFNKGISAYRKDFFMVQKLVQTKTVAQCVEFYYTYKKQVKIGRNGILTFGPPDSPGEKPTEVVVDIKSSQQTKMTQGEMDGDVNKDVSYESSQRARVAQSLQAHDYAGTLPVMKEPHILNKEAQHPPVPHRPRAEPAAKKSRAPAKPPPDPDAEFPCKKCGRVFYKVKSRSAHMKSHAEQEKKAAALRQKEEEEQAVAEARARKVAAVAAAMVATNQGGNGLTEQAESSSHEDSSEKEDEKDEDWH, encoded by the exons ATGAGTCTTCCTTCTCAAGTTCATACTGACAAGAGCGGCAAGCATCGGGCTGCAGCCATGAAAGAGCCCGTTCAGCATTCAGGCGAGGTTTATTATGGTATCGGACCTCCGACTTTAGAGTCAAGCCACAGTAACTCTGCTAGCAGCTCTGCAGTTTACAACCCAGAGAAAGGGCCCCAAAGTCTAGCGCACTATCAACAGGCTGCTCCAGTCAAATGGATGCACCAGGACTCTGTACAGGCCCCCGGCTGGTCTCAAGAGGCTCCTGCTTCAGCCTGGGGCCAGAACTTTGGCCCCTATATGAGTGGAGCGAATGTCAGGGGTCAAATGGCGTTCCACAAAGGAGTCCATGAGGGTGTAGCTCTGCCAATGGGGGGAGAAAATCCACTGCCAGGACCTGTTGAGGTTTACAGAGATGCCCCCCAGGCTCAAGCTCAGGGGAGGGGGCTTGAGTGGGAGCAGCACGCTGCAATGCACCAGGCTCAGCTGCATGTATATCAAAACACCCACAAAGGTGTGGAGCTCCAGGGTCAGTCCCATGTGCCTTCTCACCCTTTGCAGGGGTCTATGCTGCAGCCCTTCCAGACAACATTTAGACCCAGCAAGCAACAGTTTTCATCAGGTTATTACTCTGTTTTTCCAGGCAACAAGGGAATTCCGAGCTTGGCGTACAGTGATCAGCCTAAAAATCAACAACAGCTACTACACCatatgcagcagcagcaacaaatgCACCACAAtcgccagcagcagcagcaacaacaacagcagcagcagctgcagcagcaacaacatcaCCTTCAGTTGCATCAGCAGCAACATCTGCAGCATCACCAAATCCAACGGCATCAaatgcaacagcagcagcaacagcagcaacagctgcAGCAAATGCAGCAACAGTATCACCAGCAACAGTTACAGGAGCGACAGCAACAAATTCAGCAattgcagcaacaacaacaaaagcagcagcaagtgcaacaacaaaatgtgcCACAGCAAGAAACAACACAACCACAGGTGCAGCCAAACCAGCAACAAACCCAAaactttgtgatttttcagcCTCCTAAGCCTGGTCCACCTGACATAGCTTCTAAAGAGGATGTCCAGTCAGTGGTGCCGCAGCAGGAACCAGAGGCCCAGCCCAGTGATGcatcacctgttcctcatccATGCCCCGAAAAGGTAGCCACAAACCCTGCAGAGCTTTCAGAAGCAATGCTGGCTGCCCCTCGGCGTTCACGTCGCCTTTCCAGGGAGGGACAGTCCCCACTAGCACCCCCTTCAACAAACATTTGGTCTCAAGCATCCAAAGAGCCTCCACCATCCCATAACGGAGTAGCAGGCTCTCAGGCTGTTAAAGGAGGGGAAGTGACAACAGGAGGGGTCATCCGTAGGAGAAGGAGAGCATCTAAGGAGATCAACTTGGAAACTCTGGCCCAGAAGGCTTCAGAAATGGAGTCCTTGCCTGCTAAAATGttcaag CAGGAAGAGGGTTCTTCAGGCAGACAGGCCACTATGCTACCTCTGGTTATCCCTGTATCAGTGCCAGTGCACAGTAGACAAGCAGATCCTCAGGGTGGCTGGACTCAGGGACGAATTAGCCAGGGTGAGAGGCCTGCAGGACCGTCCGACCGCAAACCTTCTGTCATTGTGGCTCGACGGCGATCACTCAGAACCTCCACGAACGAGAGTTATGGCCAG GATGGGGAAACTGATCCAGAGCCGGACGAGGATGGAAAATCCAAATTTAAGCGCCGACCTCGTCCTGAGCCTCTCATCATCCCTCCGCACAAACCATCctccttcatccctccatccctctacTCCAGCATCTCTTCCTACCAGAGCAACCTGCGCTCTCCCGTCCGATTGCCGGACAACCCCCTCACGCTGCCCCCGTACACGCCTCCACCCATCCTGTCTCCTGTGCGCGAGGGCTCAGGACTCTACTTCTCCACCTTCCTGACCAACATCGCCGTAAGCAACCAAATCCTGCCGCCGCCACCTGCGCCCAAATCTGCGACGCGCAGTCTGTTGCGCTCCA CAAGTTCAGAAGTCACACCTCCTGTTCTGTCCTTGATCGGTGACGCAGCACCTGCTAGCCTTGAACC acGTATCAACATTGGGCAAAAATACCAGGCAGAAATTCCCGACTTGCGGGATCAACCTCTCTCCCAGTCTGACCTGCACAAGGCTGACTTGGTTTGGGTCCCTATGGCCGACTCCCACCTCAAACACG TGGAGGATTTGTTGAACATGGCTTGTTGCAGTGTGCTCAGGGGCGGAGGAACCAATCAGGAGCTGGTTTTACACTGTTTACATGAATGTGGAGGTGATTTCCTT GAAACACTGGGACGTTTGATGCTTCAGGACCCAGTTTTCCCCAATGGTCATCACCTGGCAGGTTATCACTACTCAG GCTCTGATTGCTGGACTGCAGAAGAGAAGTGCTACTTCAATAAGGGGATCTCTGCCTACAGGAAGGACTTCTTCATGGTGCAGAAATTG GTGCAGACCAAAACTGTGGCTCAGTGTGTGGAGTTCTACTACACATACAAGAAACAGGTGAAGATTGGACGCAATGGGATTTTAACCTTTGGCCCGCCAGATTCACCAGGGGAGAAGCCCACAGAGGTTGTGGTGGACATTAAG AGTTCACAGCAGACAAAAATGACTCaaggagagatggatggagatgTAAACAAGGATGTTTCGTACGAGAGCAGCCAGCGGGCAAGGGTTGCTCAGTCACTACAGGCTCATGACTAT GCAGGGACGTTGCCGGTGATGAAAGAGCCACACATTTTGAATAAGGAGGCTCAACACCCGCCAGTGCCTCACAGGCCTCGGGCTGAGCCTGCAGCAAAGAAGAGCAGAGCTCCAGCGAAGCCCCCACCGGATCCTGATGCAGAATTTCCTTGCAAGAAATGTGGCAG GGTGTTTTATAAAGTGAAGAGTCGAAGTGCCCACATGAAGAGTCATGCGGAGCAGGAGAAGAAGGCTGCAGCGCTGCgtcagaaggaggaggaggagcaggccGTAGCTGAAGCTCGGGCCAGGAAGGTAGCAGCAGTGGCGGCTGCGATGGTGGCGACTAATCAGGGAGGAAACGGATTGACAGAGCAGGCAGAGTCCAGCAGCCATGAAGACTCATCTGAGAAAGAGGATGAAAAAGATGAAGACTGgcactga